The Merismopedia glauca CCAP 1448/3 genome segment TAATTTTCCCTGGGGTTTTGACGTAAGTTCTCGATTTCTGTAGTTGAGAGATTATGAATATAGTTAATTTTAATTTCTTCAATCATATCTCCCAATAAAATTTGGATATTGTGCCAAGTATGTTTCTTTTGCAGTTCTTCAGCGATCGCAGCACTTAAGGTATCAATTAGTTCTTCTGATAACTTGATTCCTACTGGATCTTTGAGGTTTTTGAGGATTAATTGATACGCATTTCCTGATGTTTCTTGAATAATTTGATTAGCCAATTGACCTGGTAATTTACCTATTCCAGGTATTTGTGCTAAGGCTTGGTACGGTGGCATTTGAAAGATAATTTTTTGGATATTATATTGCACTAAGGCTTGAATTTGAGGCTGAAGTTTTGGCAAAATGTCTTCAATCATAATTTGAAAAATCAAGCCACTGATGACTTTAATTTCATTGACATTGTTAAGATCTACATATTCTTTTTTCAAGCTATCTTTAATAATTTCCCCTATATTAACTTGTTTAATTTGGCTTTGAATTTGATTGAGAATCTGAATTACTACTTCTCTGGTGACAGTTTCAGCTAAGCTTCTGACTATATATCTATCTATTTCCTTCTGAATTGGTGATAAATCTATAAATTCACTTTGATGCAATCTAATAATCACAGGTATAATTCTTAACCATTGCCAAAATGGTAGTAACAAGAACAGATCGTACCAGCGTGATCGCATCGCTTCAAACCAAGTTATTTCAAGATGGCGACGAATAGAATAGATGCGGATTATAATGTCAGTAGCAAAGATCGCAATAAAGATTAAATCTATCCAGAAAAACCTATCGACAAATTCATCATCGCTATCAGTATTGCGAAAGTAATTAGCAATTATTAAAGGCTGAATTTGAGTTTCGTAAAAACTGATTTCTGACTGCCAAGATTTAGCCTGAAAGTTTTCGGCATCCCAAAACTTGGTAAAAGCAACTGTGGCAGATTGTCGATTCATATGTTGGCGCATCCGATTTTTAATTTTATCCAACATCCCTGTTTTTTGGGCGATGGAAAAAGGATCGGCATCCAGCATTTGTTGGCTGGAAACTTGAAGTTCTTGAAACAACTTTTGGCTAGTTTCAGATGTCAAGCCACTTTTCAGAATAGCGACTTTTAGTTCTTTAACTTTATTAATATAACTCTGGGTTTTCTGATTCGGTTCAATTCCTTTTACTGGATCGTAAATCTTGGTAATAATTGGCGTGTACCCAAAGTAATATCTGCGCCAAGGTATATAGGAAAGGTCAAAAAATACTAACCCTAAGTTCAATAAAGCGAGGGTAACTAAAGCTCGATCTAACCACAATTGCTGAGGCGTTTTGATTGGCTTAACTTTGAGAGAGAATAGATTATAAGTCATTGAAATTGAGTTCAAAAAGGTTTTACATAGCTCAAAATTAAATAGCGGATCAAAGTTAATCGGCTAATAATTTCAATCAACCAATTTCCCAAAGCAGCTTTTTTATTATCCCCAGCAAACTGTAATTTACGGATTACTTGATAAGTCGGAATTGTATTTTGAGTAATATCGATTTCATTGCCAATTTGAAATCCTGTACTTTTGGCTAAATCTCTGTATTTAGATAAACTATAAGTAGCATCAACTTGACCATATGCGTGAGTTACTAAAGGCTGGGAAAATGGGGAAGTAAATGACCAAGTAGATAAAACTACTTCTCTCGGTACAAAGTCAGATAAAACTAGTTTTCCACCTGGTTTCAAAACTCGCCTTGCCTCTTGAAAGAATTTTTCCCGACTGGGGAAATGAAAAATACATTCAACTGCAAAAACTAGATCGAATGAAGCATCAGAAAATGGTAATTGACAAGCATCTCCTTCCACAAATTCAATCTGATTATTATGAGTTGCTTTGACTTGAGATTTGGCTCTGTCTAATTGACGAGGATCGATATTTAAACCCACAAACTCTATGTTAGAAAACCTTTGATTTAAACTTGAGATATTACCCCCAAATCCACAACCACAGTCAAGGATTTTCATCCCATTTTTAGTTTCTGCTAAGTCAGACATTTTTCTAACTAAGTTTTCCGCAGCTTGAGCAAAATCAGCAGTTGAACCATCAGCTAAACCTGGATTTTCCCAATAACCCCAATGAACGTGTAAACCAAAACATTCAATTACGTCTGTATTCCCTTCAGCAAAATCTTCTAACAGAACGTCAAAATAAGGAAGAAGAGTTGATAAATTTTTATCTGATTCCATTAACTTATCCGGCTATTATTGTGAGCAAATCGCGATACTTTCCTAAGATTGTCTGATGCTGACAATTGACACAAGCTACAGTCAACAAATAAACAATAAAATATAAACATCTTAATTATTTGTCGCTCATGCTGCTTAGACCTCAACATCGTACCAAGTTAAATCCCAATGACGATCACTTATTCTATGATTTTCCTCGTTTTGTCACCCATGTAGATGAAGGTTTTATTCAGCAGCTTACAGACTTGTATCGTCAAAGGTTACAACCGCAAATGCGGGTGTTTGATATGATGAGCAGTTGGGTATCTCATCTACCACCAGAGATGGAATTTGCTTTGGTGGAAGGTCATGGGATGAATGATGAGGAATTAGCGAATAATAAGCGATTTAATCGCTATTTCGTGCAGAATTTGAATCAAAATCTTCAATTTCCCTTAGAAGATGCTTCATTTGATGCCGTTTTAAATACGGTTTCGGTACAATATTTGGAGTATCCCGAAGCAACTTTTACCGAAATTCATCGGGTTTTGAAACCTGGTGGGGTAGCGATTGTCAGCTTTTCTAACCGGATGTTTTATGAAAAGGCGATCGCAATTTGGCGCGATAGTTCTGAATCTGAAAGGGTAGAATTAGTGAAAGGGTATTTCACCTCTGTACCTGGATTTACTACCCCAGAAGTGATTTCTCAAGTCTCCAATGCGCCTAATTTGTTCCAGTGGTTAGGTGTATCTGGAGGAGATCCGTTTTATGCTGTCATCGCTTATAAACAAGTAGAGACGTAGCAGTGCTACGTCTCTACAAATGACTTCTGAATTGATTTAATGCTAGTTTTTCTGACTTTTTGGACTTTAATCGGGATTACGGTTAGCGATCGCCTCCGCTCTGGCATTTTAGCTCAAAAAAGTCGATTTGATTGGATTATAGACACTATTGGATTATTAATTCAGGGTTTTTTAATACCTGCTATCCAAATAGTTGTTTTAAATCGATTTTGCAGTTATTTAATGCCTCAAGCGGCTGGATGCTTAACCCTAAATCCAGTTTTAGCTTTTGGCTTGAGTTTTATCGCGGTAGACTACCTCTACTACTGGAATCACCGAGGGTTGCATAGTAAGTGGTTATGGCGATCGCATTTAGTCCATCATACAGTTACACAAATGGACGTGCTGGGTACTTCTCGAAATACGATCTGGACTAGTTTCGTAATTGTATATGTTTGGGTTCACGGCCTGTTTATCTATCTGCTGAGCGATCCTAGCTGGTATATTTTGGGGGTAAGTCTGACTTCAGCTTTAGATTTGTGGCGACATAGTGGTTTGTGGGTATCTGAGCGATCGCACATTTATCGCATTATATCTTTGATTCTAATATTACCTCAAGATCATGCTTGGCATCACGCTGCTGAAATAACTAATTGTAACTATGGCGCTAATTTCAAACTTTGGGATGTAATTCATCAAACCTATTATTCAGCTTCCGAGTTTCCTGAGAGATTGGGTGTAGAGAGTAATTTATCTTTGATGCGACGGTTATTTTTGCCTTAAGGCGACTGGAAGTCGCGGCTATACAATCAAACCCCGCCTGCGCGGGTTATTATAGTCTGCGAAGGCAGACTACCCTGCGGGAAGCCGCTAGTGCGTCTATGTTTGTATAGGCGCGGTTTTAACCGCCAGCGTAGGTAAACTAAGAGCGATCGCATTACCATTAAAATTGAGATAATACAAATAAAGGT includes the following:
- a CDS encoding class I SAM-dependent methyltransferase, which encodes MLLRPQHRTKLNPNDDHLFYDFPRFVTHVDEGFIQQLTDLYRQRLQPQMRVFDMMSSWVSHLPPEMEFALVEGHGMNDEELANNKRFNRYFVQNLNQNLQFPLEDASFDAVLNTVSVQYLEYPEATFTEIHRVLKPGGVAIVSFSNRMFYEKAIAIWRDSSESERVELVKGYFTSVPGFTTPEVISQVSNAPNLFQWLGVSGGDPFYAVIAYKQVET
- a CDS encoding sterol desaturase family protein, coding for MLVFLTFWTLIGITVSDRLRSGILAQKSRFDWIIDTIGLLIQGFLIPAIQIVVLNRFCSYLMPQAAGCLTLNPVLAFGLSFIAVDYLYYWNHRGLHSKWLWRSHLVHHTVTQMDVLGTSRNTIWTSFVIVYVWVHGLFIYLLSDPSWYILGVSLTSALDLWRHSGLWVSERSHIYRIISLILILPQDHAWHHAAEITNCNYGANFKLWDVIHQTYYSASEFPERLGVESNLSLMRRLFLP
- a CDS encoding class I SAM-dependent methyltransferase; the protein is MESDKNLSTLLPYFDVLLEDFAEGNTDVIECFGLHVHWGYWENPGLADGSTADFAQAAENLVRKMSDLAETKNGMKILDCGCGFGGNISSLNQRFSNIEFVGLNIDPRQLDRAKSQVKATHNNQIEFVEGDACQLPFSDASFDLVFAVECIFHFPSREKFFQEARRVLKPGGKLVLSDFVPREVVLSTWSFTSPFSQPLVTHAYGQVDATYSLSKYRDLAKSTGFQIGNEIDITQNTIPTYQVIRKLQFAGDNKKAALGNWLIEIISRLTLIRYLILSYVKPF